From Prochlorococcus marinus XMU1419, a single genomic window includes:
- the ftsY gene encoding signal recognition particle-docking protein FtsY has protein sequence MTNIDSDNSREWAAQAYALLKQRQEEQKQELKKQEEQKQELKKQEEQKQELKKQEEQKQELKKQEEQKQELKKQEEQKQELKKQEEQKQELKKQEEQKQSLIDSDTKENLQSFKNIPEPELGDFDDNFTWSAMVLASQGKNINQISIDEIDWLTKLRRGLEETRKGFVTELLDKLGDDPLTPESLDDLETLLIRADVGIDSTDKVIGSLRKKLNEEVVGGEAGIKFLKKELKLIIDKPIKNSGTDLLVPKKGKLNVWLVVGVNGVGKTTTIGKLAFLSARSNYKTLIAAADTFRAAAVEQLKVWGERSNVDVISNQSKNADPAAVVFDAINSAIQRNVDLLLVDTAGRLQTKNNLMDELAKIKKIIDKKAPNASIESLLVLDASQGQNGLKQAKSFAKSANLSGAIITKLDGTSRGGVSLAVAEEVNLPIRFIGAGEGIKDLRPFNSYEFVEAMLADK, from the coding sequence ATGACAAATATTGATTCTGATAATTCTCGAGAATGGGCTGCACAAGCTTATGCATTACTAAAACAACGACAAGAGGAGCAGAAACAAGAATTAAAGAAACAAGAGGAGCAGAAACAAGAATTAAAGAAACAAGAGGAGCAGAAACAAGAATTAAAGAAACAAGAGGAGCAGAAACAAGAATTAAAGAAACAAGAGGAGCAGAAACAAGAATTAAAGAAACAAGAGGAGCAGAAACAAGAATTAAAGAAACAAGAGGAGCAGAAACAAGAATTAAAGAAACAAGAGGAGCAGAAACAAAGTTTGATTGATAGTGATACTAAAGAAAACCTTCAATCATTTAAAAATATTCCTGAACCTGAATTAGGAGATTTTGATGATAATTTTACTTGGTCGGCAATGGTACTAGCTTCACAAGGAAAAAATATCAATCAAATTTCGATAGATGAAATCGATTGGTTAACTAAATTAAGAAGAGGTTTAGAAGAAACAAGAAAAGGATTTGTTACTGAATTATTGGATAAATTAGGAGATGATCCTCTTACTCCGGAATCTCTTGATGATTTAGAGACCCTTTTGATAAGAGCTGATGTTGGTATAGATTCAACTGATAAAGTTATAGGATCTCTTAGAAAAAAATTAAATGAAGAAGTCGTTGGGGGAGAAGCAGGTATAAAATTTTTAAAAAAAGAATTAAAATTAATCATTGACAAACCAATAAAAAATTCAGGCACTGATCTTTTAGTTCCTAAAAAGGGTAAGTTAAACGTTTGGTTAGTAGTAGGAGTTAATGGAGTTGGCAAAACTACTACTATTGGAAAGTTAGCATTCTTGTCTGCGAGAAGTAATTATAAAACCTTGATAGCTGCTGCAGATACTTTTAGAGCTGCTGCTGTAGAACAACTTAAAGTATGGGGTGAGAGGAGTAATGTTGATGTTATATCTAATCAATCAAAGAATGCTGATCCTGCCGCTGTAGTTTTTGATGCTATTAATTCCGCAATACAAAGAAACGTCGATCTTTTATTAGTTGATACAGCAGGCAGATTGCAAACAAAAAATAATTTGATGGATGAACTAGCAAAAATAAAAAAAATTATTGATAAAAAGGCTCCAAATGCAAGTATTGAATCATTATTGGTTTTGGATGCCAGTCAAGGTCAAAATGGTTTAAAACAAGCAAAAAGTTTTGCGAAATCGGCAAATTTAAGTGGAGCAATTATTACTAAATTGGATGGAACTTCAAGAGGAGGAGTATCTTTAGCTGTTGCAGAAGAAGTTAATTTGCCCATAAGATTTATTGGAGCTGGCGAAGGTATAAAAGATTTGAGACCCTTTAATAGTTATGAATTTGTCGAGGCTATGCTTGCAGATAAATAA
- a CDS encoding PP2C family protein-serine/threonine phosphatase yields MTNNQKDKLFSNKILKKFLDYESTISLKNKYKFDEIAPSLAYYLKTFSNINKFLDYVCLILKHIFDDKIILIIPINDEGEIWYKNIKISANDKDSIIKEEINIFFNQFNFSKNFKIKDNFIFESSLKNKFKEYKIENEKVLSRGKCRGFIYIFSKNRSSQSIIEDNHFNFIINCLAIGLENYCLIKTKKKHENVDREISIGAEIQSQLLPDYCPIIYGVDLAAHCRPALQLGGDYYDFMCLKTNISEKRKEKARWALVIGDVMGKGIPAGLLMTMLRGMLRAEVLTGLPPDRILHDLNQLAINDLDQSHRFVTLFYSDYDPRTRKLRFANAAHNPPLLWKSSDQKIVKLDAEGFVLGIQKDAEYHCGEIKLSENDLVLYYTDGVIDTSNSLGERFDEGRLIKTFSKLCKQSYTSQEILNKLFKKLDDFTGQNRHLEDDASMVVFQLK; encoded by the coding sequence GTGACAAATAATCAAAAAGATAAATTATTTTCAAACAAAATTTTAAAAAAATTTTTAGATTATGAATCTACTATTTCTTTAAAAAATAAATATAAATTTGATGAGATCGCACCTTCGTTAGCATACTATTTAAAAACATTTTCCAATATTAATAAGTTTTTGGATTATGTATGCTTAATTTTGAAACATATTTTTGATGATAAAATAATACTGATTATACCTATAAATGACGAGGGAGAGATTTGGTATAAAAACATAAAAATTTCTGCCAATGATAAAGACTCAATAATAAAAGAAGAAATTAATATTTTTTTTAATCAATTTAATTTTTCGAAAAATTTCAAAATTAAGGATAACTTTATATTTGAAAGTTCACTAAAAAATAAATTTAAAGAATATAAGATTGAAAATGAAAAAGTATTATCTAGAGGAAAATGCAGGGGATTTATTTACATTTTTAGCAAAAATAGATCTAGTCAATCGATCATTGAAGATAATCATTTTAATTTTATTATAAATTGTTTAGCTATTGGACTAGAAAATTACTGCTTAATTAAAACCAAAAAAAAGCATGAAAATGTAGATAGAGAAATTTCTATTGGAGCTGAAATACAATCCCAATTACTTCCAGACTATTGTCCTATTATTTATGGTGTTGATCTTGCCGCACATTGTAGGCCGGCGCTGCAATTAGGAGGAGATTACTATGATTTTATGTGTTTAAAGACTAATATCTCAGAAAAAAGAAAAGAAAAAGCAAGATGGGCATTGGTTATTGGTGATGTCATGGGTAAGGGGATACCAGCTGGTCTTTTAATGACGATGCTCAGAGGAATGCTGCGTGCAGAGGTTCTTACAGGTTTACCTCCAGATAGAATTTTGCACGATTTGAATCAACTAGCAATAAATGATCTAGATCAGTCTCATAGATTTGTTACTCTATTTTATTCAGATTATGATCCCAGAACTAGAAAATTAAGATTTGCTAATGCAGCCCATAATCCCCCTTTACTTTGGAAAAGTTCAGATCAGAAAATTGTAAAATTAGATGCAGAAGGTTTTGTACTTGGAATACAAAAAGATGCTGAATATCATTGTGGTGAAATTAAGCTGAGTGAAAATGATTTAGTTCTGTATTACACCGATGGAGTGATAGATACTTCAAATTCTTTAGGTGAAAGATTTGATGAGGGAAGGTTGATTAAAACTTTTTCAAAATTATGTAAGCAATCCTATACATCTCAAGAAATTTTAAATAAATTATTTAAAAAATTAGATGATTTTACAGGACAAAATAGACACCTGGAGGATGATGCATCTATGGTTGTTTTTCAATTGAAATAG
- the argH gene encoding argininosuccinate lyase: MAKVWSKRFDNTLNPFIEKFNASIGFDRKLILEDLECSIAHAKMLGKTQILTSSETLKIINGLEIIKVEYLEGKFSPSLPSEDIHYCIEEKLISLIGETGKKLHTGRSRNDQVGTDIRLWLRKEIDNIETLIIDLQKSLLNVAKSNIYTLIPGYTHMQRAQPLSLAHHLLAYLEMFQRDRERFKEVRSRVNTSPLGAAALAGTKIKIDRNFTAAELGFDKIYKNSIDAVSDRDFCIEFVSSSSLVMSHLSKISEEIILWVTDEFSFAKLTDKCATGSSLMPQKKNPDVPELIRGKTGRVYGHLQALLTMVKGVPLAYNKDFQEDKEPIFDTAETISSCIKAMTILIAEGIEFNIKNLSDSVENDFSNATDLADYLVNKKVPFRTAYQVVGEIVKYCLERKILFKNMKIDEFKKFHPEFDEDLFVDLQPHNVVKSRISEGGTGFIQVEKEVNNWQKKLLLEI; the protein is encoded by the coding sequence ATGGCAAAAGTTTGGAGTAAAAGATTTGATAATACACTTAATCCTTTCATTGAAAAGTTTAATGCTTCAATTGGCTTCGATAGAAAACTTATTTTAGAAGATTTAGAGTGCTCTATTGCTCACGCAAAAATGCTTGGTAAGACGCAAATTCTAACATCTTCTGAAACTTTAAAAATTATAAACGGTTTAGAGATAATAAAAGTTGAGTATTTGGAGGGTAAATTTTCTCCTAGCTTGCCTTCTGAAGATATTCACTATTGTATTGAAGAAAAACTAATAAGCTTAATTGGTGAAACTGGGAAAAAATTACACACCGGTAGAAGTAGAAATGATCAAGTTGGTACAGATATAAGGTTGTGGTTAAGGAAAGAGATTGACAATATTGAAACTCTAATAATTGATTTGCAAAAATCCTTATTAAACGTTGCGAAATCAAATATTTACACCTTAATTCCTGGTTATACTCATATGCAGAGAGCGCAACCATTATCGTTAGCTCATCATTTATTGGCATATTTAGAAATGTTCCAAAGAGACCGTGAAAGGTTTAAAGAAGTACGATCAAGAGTAAATACTTCCCCATTAGGCGCTGCAGCATTAGCTGGCACAAAAATAAAAATAGATAGGAACTTTACAGCTGCAGAACTGGGTTTTGATAAGATTTATAAAAACAGTATTGATGCTGTGAGTGATAGAGATTTTTGCATAGAGTTTGTTTCTTCATCTTCTTTAGTAATGTCTCATTTGAGTAAAATTTCTGAGGAAATAATTTTGTGGGTAACTGATGAATTTTCTTTTGCGAAATTAACAGATAAATGTGCTACTGGCAGTAGCTTAATGCCACAGAAAAAAAATCCTGATGTTCCAGAACTGATTAGAGGTAAAACTGGAAGAGTTTATGGACATCTTCAAGCATTGTTAACGATGGTTAAAGGAGTACCACTTGCATATAATAAGGATTTTCAGGAGGATAAAGAGCCAATATTTGATACTGCAGAGACTATATCTTCTTGTATTAAAGCGATGACTATTTTAATTGCTGAGGGCATAGAATTTAATATTAAAAATTTATCTGATTCTGTCGAAAATGACTTCTCTAATGCAACTGATTTGGCAGATTATCTAGTTAATAAAAAGGTTCCTTTTAGGACTGCTTATCAAGTCGTCGGTGAAATTGTTAAGTATTGTTTGGAGAGAAAAATTTTGTTTAAAAATATGAAAATTGATGAATTTAAGAAATTTCATCCCGAATTTGATGAGGATTTATTTGTAGATCTTCAACCTCATAATGTTGTTAAGTCAAGAATTAGTGAAGGTGGAACAGGATTTATCCAAGTAGAAAAAGAGGTAAATAATTGGCAGAAAAAATTGTTACTCGAAATTTAA